The nucleotide sequence GATTTGGATCGCATGGTTGGATAGAGAGGATTGACAGCTGGTAGCCAAAAATATATTTAGTCAACTATGGATAGCCACTCCCGCAATTTACTTGCCCATCTCCTTTACTGTGATCCCCCGTCTCCTCGCCGTATGCTTGTGTTATTTCCAAGTCTCCTCTAGCTATTGACCTTGTGCTATCACATGGGTCACAATTAAGCAACGTCCGATGTCGGTCATCTTTATGTACAGAAAACTGGCGCGCGAGCTTAATAGCAAATGTTCAGGAAGTTCCAATATCCTTGTATAATTTGGAAAATGTGACGAAGCTGAGATTCAACTAATAATCATACTCCATGCTTTTCAAGTTCGAAGTTAAGCTAATCAAGAACCCTTTCTGACCCACGCGCGAGACCCGTTTTCACGAAATTTACCGTTTTAGTTGCGttttagtactccctctatttttatgtaCAAAGCCATAAATTCATATTACATGTACCAAGATAAAATTTAATGTCTGTTTCGTAAATCAGCTTTGTTGTGTTAGTTGCGTTTTGAGTATCTAATCATACTTTTTCAAGAGCAAGCTAGTGCTAACATGCATATAAACCAAGGCTGAATTACGTCGTTGGAAGCATAGCCAACAGGCCGGAGCATCAACTTCTCCGTAGCTCACACGCGTGCTCGATCGAGGCTAGCAATTAGGCCATGAAGAAGCCCACGCCGGCCCCTCGTTCCGGCAGCGGTCGCGTCGCCGTCGTACCCATGCTGCTCGTCTTCTGCTTGGCATACGTGCTGGGCTTGGTCTCCAACGTCACCTTCGAGAACTTCTACGTCCACAACTTCCTGTCGCCATTGCTGCTGCCTGCCTCTCGGCTGCAAACGCCACCCGACAACGCCGGAAGCGGTGCCATGCATCCTGCCACCGTTGCCCCCTCCCGAGCCGACGCCGTCAACGGAGAGACGGCGCATGGAGAGCGGCAGCGGCGCCATGCACAACATGACCGACGAGGAGCTGCTCTGGAGGGCGTCCATGGTGCCGAGGATCAAGAGCACGCCGAAGCACAGGATCGTGCCCAAGGTGGCCTTCCTGTTCCTGGTGAGGGGGGACGTGCCGCTGCGTCCCCTGTGGGACAAGTTCTTCGATGGCCACGAGGGGCTCTACTCCATCTACGTGCACACCAGCCCCGACTACaccggctcgccgccgcccgacTCCCCCTTCTACGGCCGTATCATCCCGAGCCAGGTACGCAACTAACATTTCATATCTGTCGTCCCCGTCGACCTTAGTCGACGTCGTTGATAGCCGgcggtgtgcatgcatgcatgcatgcagagaACGAGCTGGGGGAACATCAACCTGATGGACGCGGAGCGGCGGCTGCTGGGGAACGCGCTGCTGGACGTCGCCAACGCGCGGTTCGCGCTGCTGTCGGAGTCGTGCATCCCCATCCTGGGCTTCCCCGCCCTGTACGCCTACCTCACCGGATCCAACACCAGCTTCGTCGACAGCTTCGACCGCCGGGACGGGCGCGCGCGGCACCGGGAATTCTTCGCCGAGCGCAACATCAGCCTAGCGCAATGGCGCAAGGGCGCGCAGTGGTTCGAGATGGACCGCGCGCTCGCGCTCGAGGTCGTCTCCGACGAGACCTACTACGGCCCGGTGTTCCGGAACGGCAAGCACGGCGTCCGCAACCTGGAGGAGCACTATCCCATGACGCTGGCGAGCCTGCTGGGCTGGGGCCGCCGCAACGCCAACCGGACCGTCACCTACGCCGACTGGCGGCACCCGGTGGGACAGCACCCAAAGAGCCACAACGGCAGCGAGATCACCGAGGAGCTCTTCGAGGAGATGAGGCGGGGCTACGGCGACTGCTACTACAACGGCGGGGTGGCCGAGGTGTGCGCCGTGTTCGcacgcaagttcaagccggaggcGCTCGATGCCCTGCTCGAGCTGGCCCCCAAGTTGTTTGCCTCTGGGAACTGATCGATCTGCAGCCCTGCGTATGTTCAACGGTTCAATAATCCCTTTTCTTTAGTGAAGCAACCGGTTAACGTTGACTGCAACTGCAACGCACAATCTAGCGAATGTATATTACTGATTTATTTGATTCGCAAGATTTGTGAAAGATAGTACTAGCTAGTAGAAAAAAAtatcagttttgctagaactcatttagatgagatataatttggtctcattcacattTTATAGCCATttgatgtgatgctataagatgcgtgtgtgctaacgtgggttgtatttgttcttgttttcaaagtgaatgagaccaaattatatctcatctaaatGTGTTCTAGATACTCCCAAAAAATATACAGAATTTAGAGTGTTGTATCCATTAATCTTACATGACTGAATTTGCTCGTCGCCGGAGCTATCCTTGCCGTCACTGTCCGCTTTTTCCTCCTTCGGTGGCAGCCTGGTCATATGGCACGGACCACCCAATTTTACTCTCGGGCCAGGACGCGCTTGTTCCTCCGCTGTCGTTTCTTCACAATGCGGGCGCAGATGGCTTCATCCTCTGTGGCCGCCCACGCCGCCGCATCAGCCGTTGCCGCCATTTCGGCCATGATACAGGCCTCGGTGGCCCTTATCCTCTTCTACCCACGGCAGGCCGCCCGTTCTCGGTGGGACTCATAGTCCACCCAATTGGTGATGGGGAAGGAGATATTTTTCGGATATCGGACCACGATGATCCAGCCCAGAGGACCCGAGTCGCGCCAGACAGATCCTCTCGCCGGCTAGGCGTTGTCCTCCCAGGAGTAGCGGAGTGCAATGTGGACCggcattgcctcctccaacccgcacGGGATGACACCCCAGTCAACCCGCACTGAATCTGCCCGTCGCCGGAGCTATCCTCACCGTCACTGTCCGTCTTTTCCTCCTTCGGTAGCAGTCCGGTCATATGGCACGGACCGCCTGATTCTGCTCTCGGACGAGGGCGCGCGTGTTCCTCCACTGTCGTTTCTTCACAATGCGAGCACATATGGCTTCCTCCTCTGCAGCTGCCCGCGGCACTGCatcagccgcctccgccgccttcgccgccacaTTTCCGCCGCGATACGGGTCTCGGCGGCCTTTATCTTCTCCTTCCCACGGCGGGCCGTCCGTTCCCGGTGGGACTCATAGTTCGCCCGACTGGTGATGGGGATGGAGAGATTTTCCGGTTGCCGGGACCACGATGATCCAACCCCAAACGACCCGAACGCCCGTTGAGCCGACGCTATGGAGTCACGCCGGACAGATTCTGCCGTCCGCCGGGCATTGTCCTCCCAGGAGCGGTAGAGTGCAATGTGGACCGCCACTGCCTCCTCCAACCCCAAACGACCCGAACGCCCGTTGAGCCGACGCTATGGAGTCACGCCGGACAGATTCTGCCGTCCGCCGGGCATTGTCCTCCCAGGAGCGGTAGAGTGCAATGTGGACCGCCACTGCCTCCTCCAACCCACACGGGATGAAACccgctgtgggagtcctggattagggggtcttcggacagccggactatatcctttggtcggactgttagactatgaagatacaggattg is from Triticum aestivum cultivar Chinese Spring chromosome 3A, IWGSC CS RefSeq v2.1, whole genome shotgun sequence and encodes:
- the LOC123057630 gene encoding glycosyltransferase BC10-like, translated to MESGSGAMHNMTDEELLWRASMVPRIKSTPKHRIVPKVAFLFLVRGDVPLRPLWDKFFDGHEGLYSIYVHTSPDYTGSPPPDSPFYGRIIPSQRTSWGNINLMDAERRLLGNALLDVANARFALLSESCIPILGFPALYAYLTGSNTSFVDSFDRRDGRARHREFFAERNISLAQWRKGAQWFEMDRALALEVVSDETYYGPVFRNGKHGVRNLEEHYPMTLASLLGWGRRNANRTVTYADWRHPVGQHPKSHNGSEITEELFEEMRRGYGDCYYNGGVAEVCAVFARKFKPEALDALLELAPKLFASGN